In the Williamwhitmania sp. genome, GCTCCGTTTCCATTCCAATGAAGTGGGTGTTGTCCGCTCTGGCTGGCAGCCATTCCACACCGGAGGTTTTTGCCAATATTCTTATTAAATCGCGGTTACCCCAAGCCATAACGGCAGGACTGGCAGGGGCAGGTCTTGCCATTGCAGGCCTGCTGATGCAAACCCTTTTTCGAAATCCGCTGGCCGGTCCTTCGGTGTTGGGTATTAGCTCAGGTGCCAGCCTAGGAGTGGCAGCAGTAATGCTCATGGCTGGTGTAGGTGGGTTGCTCGGTTTTTCGCTCTATGCCATTTCGGTTGTTGCCGCCTTTATTGGCGCATTTCTGGTTCTGCTGCTTATCACCTATTTCGCATCGCGACTGCACGATAATGCCATGCTGCTCATCCTTGGGCTTATGCTGGGCTACATCACCTCATCGCTGGTTGGGGTGCTCAACTTTTATGCTACAAGTGAAAACGTACACTCCTTCACCCTTTGGGGACTTGGCTCTTTTTCGGGTGTGGGATGGGAACAGATGCCGCTATTCGCCACCCTGGTAATTGTGGGTGTTGGATTTGCCATGGCCATGCCCAAGTGGCTCAACATGCTGCTGCTGGGCGACAACTACGCCAGCAATCTTGGGTTAAATGTAAAAAGGGCTCGGCTTGCTGTTATCCTTAGTGCGGGATTAATTACTGCTGCCATTACCGCTTTCTGTGGTCCAATTGCCTTTTTGGGCGTTGCTGTGCCACAGATTGCTCGCCTGTTGGTGGGGAAGAACGAACATTCAGCGCTTTTGCCGGTTACGCTACTGTCGGGGATGGCAATTTCGTTGCTCTGCAATTTGCTGTCGCGGCTTCCGGGGCTCGATGGTGCGTTGCCGATAAATGCGGTAACCTCTTTTATGGGAGCGCCTATTGTTATTTGGGTTGTGCTCGATAAGCGTCGTCATCGGATATCTTTTTAGGAGGGATGAGCATGGAGATTGTTTTAACGGCGAAGGATCTAACAGTTGGTTACAGCCGCAAGGGTAGCGAGGATTCGGTGGTGCAGAGCAATTTGAACTTGCAGCTACATGCCGGCGAACTTACGTCGCTTATGGGTCAGAATGGTGCCGGTAAGTCGACGCTCATTCGTAGCCTTGCTGGGTTTACAAAACCGTTGGGTGGGGAGGTCTTTGTTCAATCTCGACCAATCAGGAGTCATTCGGAGAAAGAACTCTCTAAGCAAATTGCTGTGGTGCTCACCGAAAATCTTTCGCAGGTTAGCTTAACGGTATCCGAGCTGGTGTCGACGGGTCGTTACCCCTATACCGGTTTTTTTGGTCGACTCTCTGCCCACGATAGACGCATAGTTTGGGAATCGCTGGTAGCAGTGGGTATAGGGCATTTTGCCGGGAAGTTGCTGAGCGAGTTGAGCGATGGTGAGCGCCAAAAGGCGATGGTGGCCAAGGCGTTGGCACAGGAAACCCCCATAATTGTGCTCGACGAGCCTACCGCTTTTCTCGACCTACCTAGCCGAATTGAGATGATGCAGCTACTGCACAGGTTAGCTACTGAACGCCATAAGGCCATCCTGCTCTCGACCCACGATTTGGAGCAGGCGTTGCGCTTTTCCGATACCATTTGGCTCATCGATGGCGACAAGCAGGTGGAGTGTGGTTCACCGGAAGATCTCCTGCTGCACGGTGAAATTATGAAGTTTTTTGGTCGCGATGGGATTGTTTTTGATGACTTGAGTGGAACCTTTCGGGCTGAGAATACCGCCTGCTGTGAGGTAGAGCTCATCGGCGAGGGCATTATTCGCCACTGGGTTGCCAACGCCCTTTACCGAAATGGTTTTATCCCTTCTGCTCAGCACAACCTTCCCATTTGCATCGAGATAAAGCCCGGTATACCTACCGAATTTATACTATCTAAACCCGATTCCTCACCGGTAAAGATGATGAGCGTGGAATCGTTGATGCGCGAGCTAAGAGCCTCCTAATAGGCAGCTATGTCATTGTTTCGTTTTTAAATCTTTTCTGATAGTTGAAGGTGTTCGGTGAAAGTATAGACTGAAGAAACTAGGAACTAGAAACTAGAAACTAGAACTGACCGAAGGGAGCTCGCCGAAGGCAAACAAGAAATTTCCTATCACTCCTCCCTCTCCAATCTTCTCGTAGGTGCGAAGGAGTTTACCCCATTTTTTCTTACCTTTGATATCCGACATTTGTCGACCAAAAATAGTTTCATAATGGCAGAAGAGATTATTCGTAAGCATGTTGAGCTCATCGCTCAGGAATTAAATGTTAAGGATTGGCAGGTGGAAAATACCATCGGCCTATTTTTGGAGGGTGCAACGGTTCCGTTCATCAGCCGCTACCGCAAGGAGCGCACTGGCACCCTCGATGAGGTGCAGGTTGCAGGCATTAAGGAGCAGCATGCAAAGTTTGTGGAGTTGGAAAAGCGGCGAGAATCCATTCTCAAAACCATTGAGGAGCAGGGCAAGCTTACCGATGATCTGAAAGCAAAAATCACAGCCAGCTATGATATTGGCGTTCTCGAAGATTTATACCTACCATACAAGCCAAAGCGCAGAACGCGTGCTATAATTGCTCGCGAAAAAGGGCTAGAGCCACTTGCCACCCTCATTATGCGGCAGGATAGGGTTGACCCAGCAGAAAAGGCGCTTAGCTACCTCAACGACGAGGTGCCCGATGTGGAGGAGGCGCTGCAGGGTGCACGCGATATCATTGCCGAGTGGGTGAACGAGAGCGCAAAGGCCCGCGGGTCGATGCGCAGAATATTTAGCCGCGATGCCGTTGTCTCCTCAAAAATGGTGAAGGGGAAGGAAGAGGATGGTGCCAAGTATAAGGATTACTTCGATTTTTCGGAACCGCTTCGGCGTTGTCCTTCACACCGGCTGCTTGCCATGCGCAGGGGGCAGGAGGAGGGCTTCCTGAAAATCTCCATCGACGTGGATGGTGAAACAGCCAATGAGGAGCTATTTAGGCTATTTGTGACCGGGAAGGGTAGCACTAGCGAGCAGGTTGGTCTCGCTGTGGAAGATTGCTTCAAGCGGCTTCTTGGCCCCTCCATGGAGACGGAGTTTATGGGTCTTTCGAAGGAGAAGGCCGACGAGGAGGCCATTCGCGTATTTGCCGATAACCTTCGGCAGCTACTGTTGGCCTCACCGCTGGGACAGAAGCGCATTCTGGCCATCGACCCAGGATACCGCACCGGCTGCAAGGTGGTGTGCCTCGATGCTCAAGGAAATATGTTGCATAACGAAACCATATACCCTCACCCGCCACAGAGCGAATCGGGTCTTGCCATGAAAAAGGTGGAGTCGCTGGTGGATGCCTACCGCGTTGATGCCATTGCCATAGGGAATGGTACCGCCAGCCGCGAAACGGAGCATTTTGTAAAGAAGATAAGGTTTCCCCGGGAGCTACAGGTGTTTGTGGTTAGCGAAGATGGTGCCTCCATCTATTCGGCTAGCCCAGTGGCTAGGGAGGAATTTCCCGAGTATGACGTTACCGTTCGTGGGGCCATATCCATTGGGCGCAGGCTCATGGACCCCCTCGCAGAGCTGGTGAAAATTGATCCAAAATCCATTGGTGTGGGGCAGTATCAGCACGATGTTGATCAGCCAAAGCTCAAGCAGAGCCTCGATATGGTGGTGGAGAGTAGCGTAAACATGGTTGGGGTTAACCTCAACACGGCCAGCAAGCACCTGCTTACCTACGTTTCGGGTCTTGGACCGCAGCTTGCCCAAAATATTGTGGACTACCGAAAGGAGCAGGGGCCATTTGGCTCTCGCAAGGAACTGCTCAAAGTTCCCCGCTTGGGAGCCAAGGCGTATGAGCAGTGCGCTGGATTCTTACGCATTCCGGAGGCGAAAAATCCGCTCGACAATAGCGCCGTTCACCCCGAGAGTTACCATATTGTGGAGAGGATGGCTGCCGACCTGCAGTGCAGCGTGGCCGACTTGCTTGCCAATGAGGCGCTTCGCAAGAGGATAGATATTAAAAAATATGTTACCGCCGAGGTGGGACTGCCTACCCTGCAGGATATTGTGAATGAGTTGGCTAAACCGGGTCGTGACCCCCGAACTGCTGCCAAGGTGTTTGAGTTTGCCGAGGGTATCTTCAAAATGGAGGACCTGTACGTGGGCATGGAGCTACCGGGCATTGTTACCAACATTACCAACTTTGGTGCCTTTGTGGATGTGGGAGTGAAGCAGGATGGCCTCGTGCACATATCGCAGCTGGCCAATCGCTACATTAGCAATCCATCCGACGTGGTGAAGCTTCACCAGCACGTAAAGGTAAAGGTTATTGAAGTTGACCTTCCCCGAAAGCGAATACAGCTAAGCATGAAAGATCTCGAGCAGTAGCTCATGGAAAAGACCGGTTATCAGCCGGTCTTTAAATTTTTTTTTATTTTTTTCTCCTCAATTAAATCGATTGCGCTCCCCATCTTGGCTGCCGGACACCTTGTAATGCTTTGAAGTCGTTTAAATTGTGCATATTTTTGTAGCGCAAATTAATTCCATCTCAACCGATTTTTTAGTTAAAGTTTGTATCGATGTTTTTGATACATTTTCTGAAAACAAAAAGTGGGTTTTGGTGAATTGCCGAGTCGAAAAGTGACCAGGTTTAGCCTTACTGCAACAAAAAATTTTGCCAATTGGGCTTGTTGAGACTTGAATTCAAAAAAAAGTGCGGCTCAGTTTGAAAAGAATAATTTCATAGGTTTTTTTTATAGGTAGGTGAATGGTTTAGTTTATTAGGTTGATTGTTAAGTTGGTTTATTGATTGAAAGAGGGTGGGGAAGAGTGAAAATGTGGTACTACAACAGTTCTACATCACTTCTTCCCCTTTCTTTTTTGCTACATCACCGCTTTTTACATTGAGTTAACTGTTTACCTTTGGGCCACCGGCTTAAAGTCAAAGTAAAATATAAAACAGTTTAACCTATGGCATCAACACCTGTAAACACCTCCAGTGTGAAAGTTAGTGGAACCGTTACCAACTACCGTGGGCCATTATACTTGCTAACCACACTCTTTTTCATGTGGGGCTTTATAACCTGCCTCAACGACATTCTTATTCCCCATTTAAAGGCGCTGTTCGAGCTCAACTACACCAAAACTATGCTAATTCAGCTGACGTTTTTTGGTGCCTACGCTTTGATGTCGATGCCGGCAGGATTTGTGATTGGCCGCATCGGATATAAGCAGGGAATTGTTCTTGGGCTAGTGGTTACCGCTGTTGGTGCACTGGGATTCTATCCTGCCTCAGTTGTTATCAGCTATGGACTGTTTTTAGGTAGCCTTTTTGTATTGGCCACAGGGATTACCATACTTCAGGTGGCTGCCAACCCATACGTAGCCATTTTAGGCCCTCCTGAGTCTGCTTCGGGACGGTTGAATATGACGCAGGCTTTTAACTCACTCGGCACAACCATTGCCCCCGTTTTCGGTGGCATTCTTATACTGTCGGGTTCAGCAACAGGTGCGGCAGAAAAGGCAGGTGCCGTGCAGCTACCATATATTGGAATAGCCGTGGTGCTGCTTGCCATTGCTGCGGTGTTTGCTTTGGCCAAGCTACCTGAGATTAAGGCTGGAGGCGAAAGTGCCATTGCTACGGGTAGCGCTTGGCAATACCGTCACTTGGTTTTGGGTGCCATTGCCATATTTGTATATGTGGGCACCGAGGTTTCCATTGGTAGCTTCCTTATCAACTTCTTTGGTTTACCCGAGATAGGCGGCTTGCACGAGGCCGATGCTTCCAAGTATGTGGCACTCTACTGGGGTGGTGCCATGATTGGTCGGTTCTTTGGAGCCATTTCGTTAACGCACTTTTCAAAACCTGAAAACCGCTATGGCCTATACGGTGGCATACTCGTAGGTTCGTTTGGATTAGCCTATTTCCTTACCAAGGATTTGCACCTTGCCTCGCTGTTCCTCATATTTGTAGCCGTTAACCTTGTAGGTTTCTTTATTGGAAAGAATAGGCCCAACAGAACGCTGGCCATTCTTGCCGGTGCTGCTTCGCTGCTGGTGCTGGTAACTGTCTCCACCACCGGGCACTTTGCCATGTGGCCCATTATTGCCGTAGGACTCTTCAACTCCATAATGTTCCCAACCATATTTACCTTGGCTATCGACGATTTGGGACCGCATACCAGCCAGGCCTCAGGAATTCTCTGCATGGCTATTGTGGGTGGTGCCGTTCTTCCATTCATAATGGGCATGTTGGCCGACCGTTTTGGCGTTCACCACGCCTTTGTGCTGCCCATGCTAGGATACCTCTACATCCTATTCTATGGAGTAAAGGGTTATAAAAAAATTGCAAATTAGGTGCTTCAATTAGGTTTATTTGTTTGTTTGGGCAGACCTTCGGGTCTGCTTTTTTTTGCACTCTCGTAACCAGATTTTGTTCGGAGCGAAGTAATTTCTCCAATATTCGCTATTTTCGTAACCGTTAAACCATTACTCCTACATCGATGGCATTGCGAAAAGGTCATATTCTCCGAGGGATTTCAATTGCACTACTTGTGGTGCTGGTTGTCTGGTTTGGCGTAGGCTACTACTTTGCCCGCGTGGCGGTGGGGAAGTTTAACACCCGCACCTTCTACTCCTCACTGGAGACGCAGCGCCACGACTCCACCTTTAACATTGCCCGGTGGGATACGCTGGTAAAGCAACCGCTGGTGCTAAACTCCCACTATGGCTACCAGCTGAAAGGTTTGCTGGTGGAGAATCCGCACCATGTAGATACCACCATTGTTATCTGCCACGGTATTGGCTGCAACAAGTGGCTCATGATGCGCTACGCCGATCTCTACCTCGACCTAGGTTTTAACGTGGTGCTCTACGACCAGCGCGCGCATGGCGAGAGTGGCGGAGCCTTTTGCTCCTATGGCTACTTCGAAAAGTACGACCTGCAGCAGATGGTGGACACCATCGCCGTTCTGGAGCCGGGCGGAGTGATTGGTGCCCACGGCGAATCGATGGGGGCAGCCACGGTGCTGCAGCA is a window encoding:
- a CDS encoding iron ABC transporter permease, which translates into the protein MKRGKAVTFLVLIILGLFALNLSLGSVSIPMKWVLSALAGSHSTPEVFANILIKSRLPQAITAGLAGAGLAIAGLLMQTLFRNPLAGPSVLGISSGASLGVAAVMLMAGVGGLLGFSLYAISVVAAFIGAFLVLLLITYFASRLHDNAMLLILGLMLGYITSSLVGVLNFYATSENVHSFTLWGLGSFSGVGWEQMPLFATLVIVGVGFAMAMPKWLNMLLLGDNYASNLGLNVKRARLAVILSAGLITAAITAFCGPIAFLGVAVPQIARLLVGKNEHSALLPVTLLSGMAISLLCNLLSRLPGLDGALPINAVTSFMGAPIVIWVVLDKRRHRISF
- a CDS encoding ABC transporter ATP-binding protein, with the protein product MEIVLTAKDLTVGYSRKGSEDSVVQSNLNLQLHAGELTSLMGQNGAGKSTLIRSLAGFTKPLGGEVFVQSRPIRSHSEKELSKQIAVVLTENLSQVSLTVSELVSTGRYPYTGFFGRLSAHDRRIVWESLVAVGIGHFAGKLLSELSDGERQKAMVAKALAQETPIIVLDEPTAFLDLPSRIEMMQLLHRLATERHKAILLSTHDLEQALRFSDTIWLIDGDKQVECGSPEDLLLHGEIMKFFGRDGIVFDDLSGTFRAENTACCEVELIGEGIIRHWVANALYRNGFIPSAQHNLPICIEIKPGIPTEFILSKPDSSPVKMMSVESLMRELRAS
- a CDS encoding Tex family protein gives rise to the protein MAEEIIRKHVELIAQELNVKDWQVENTIGLFLEGATVPFISRYRKERTGTLDEVQVAGIKEQHAKFVELEKRRESILKTIEEQGKLTDDLKAKITASYDIGVLEDLYLPYKPKRRTRAIIAREKGLEPLATLIMRQDRVDPAEKALSYLNDEVPDVEEALQGARDIIAEWVNESAKARGSMRRIFSRDAVVSSKMVKGKEEDGAKYKDYFDFSEPLRRCPSHRLLAMRRGQEEGFLKISIDVDGETANEELFRLFVTGKGSTSEQVGLAVEDCFKRLLGPSMETEFMGLSKEKADEEAIRVFADNLRQLLLASPLGQKRILAIDPGYRTGCKVVCLDAQGNMLHNETIYPHPPQSESGLAMKKVESLVDAYRVDAIAIGNGTASRETEHFVKKIRFPRELQVFVVSEDGASIYSASPVAREEFPEYDVTVRGAISIGRRLMDPLAELVKIDPKSIGVGQYQHDVDQPKLKQSLDMVVESSVNMVGVNLNTASKHLLTYVSGLGPQLAQNIVDYRKEQGPFGSRKELLKVPRLGAKAYEQCAGFLRIPEAKNPLDNSAVHPESYHIVERMAADLQCSVADLLANEALRKRIDIKKYVTAEVGLPTLQDIVNELAKPGRDPRTAAKVFEFAEGIFKMEDLYVGMELPGIVTNITNFGAFVDVGVKQDGLVHISQLANRYISNPSDVVKLHQHVKVKVIEVDLPRKRIQLSMKDLEQ
- a CDS encoding sugar MFS transporter; the protein is MASTPVNTSSVKVSGTVTNYRGPLYLLTTLFFMWGFITCLNDILIPHLKALFELNYTKTMLIQLTFFGAYALMSMPAGFVIGRIGYKQGIVLGLVVTAVGALGFYPASVVISYGLFLGSLFVLATGITILQVAANPYVAILGPPESASGRLNMTQAFNSLGTTIAPVFGGILILSGSATGAAEKAGAVQLPYIGIAVVLLAIAAVFALAKLPEIKAGGESAIATGSAWQYRHLVLGAIAIFVYVGTEVSIGSFLINFFGLPEIGGLHEADASKYVALYWGGAMIGRFFGAISLTHFSKPENRYGLYGGILVGSFGLAYFLTKDLHLASLFLIFVAVNLVGFFIGKNRPNRTLAILAGAASLLVLVTVSTTGHFAMWPIIAVGLFNSIMFPTIFTLAIDDLGPHTSQASGILCMAIVGGAVLPFIMGMLADRFGVHHAFVLPMLGYLYILFYGVKGYKKIAN
- a CDS encoding alpha/beta hydrolase, translating into MALRKGHILRGISIALLVVLVVWFGVGYYFARVAVGKFNTRTFYSSLETQRHDSTFNIARWDTLVKQPLVLNSHYGYQLKGLLVENPHHVDTTIVICHGIGCNKWLMMRYADLYLDLGFNVVLYDQRAHGESGGAFCSYGYFEKYDLQQMVDTIAVLEPGGVIGAHGESMGAATVLQHAGMINANLPDSLPHVSFYIADCPYSDLKAEFAYRLKAEYHLPNLGFVDMASLWSRLLYGFWFGDVSPIAYIQNVKVPVLFIHGDADTYVPTTMSEALYAKKPAPKMLYLSPGANHAKSYIVNRAEYRSKVKEFFGKR